A region from the Heptranchias perlo isolate sHepPer1 unplaced genomic scaffold, sHepPer1.hap1 HAP1_SCAFFOLD_65, whole genome shotgun sequence genome encodes:
- the LOC137318120 gene encoding probable G-protein coupled receptor 139, with amino-acid sequence MELPIILQIKDTYYPILAAFGVPAHLVTIVILSRGNCGLSKCISVYMVAMATADLLVIIFNVIVYHIFSYHFPYSFLSYTAVCKFIIYMNAAALDMSVWFTVLFTFDRFVAICCHKFKTKYCTVRTAAAVLTTVSALFCLKDIPFCFAYEPERIINNVHSGCRIRVDFFSKPAGAVYSWLHSILIPWLPFALILLFNCLTVRRIVVASRARRGIRGRSSENQSDPEMENRRKSIVLLFTVSGCFILLWLTAAVSFLATKLTNTVHYPGDYETPAYISTETGYLLMYLSSCTNTCIYAATQTKFREELKEMMTFPWTFILTLVK; translated from the exons atGGAACTTCCAATAATTTTACAGATAAAGGATACCTACTACCCTATTCTCGCGGCTTTTGGTGTTCCCG cgcacctggtgacaatcgtgattctctccagaggaaattgcggcctttccaaatgtatttctGTCTACATGgttgccatggcaacagcagatttgctggtcatcatcttcaatgtaatagtgtatcacattttcagttatcactttccatattcattcctgtcctacactgccgtttgtaagttcattaTTTACATGAATGCTGCTGCGCtggatatgtcggtgtggttcacagtcttgttcacatttgaccgatttgtagcgaTATGTTGTCataagtttaaaacaaaatattgcacagtgagaactgcggctgcggtttTAACAACCGTCAGTGCCCTGTTCTGTTTAAAGGACATCCCATTTTGCTTTGCATATGaacctgaacgaataattaacaatgttcactCGGGTTGCCGCATCAGAGTGGACTTTTTTTCAAAGCCTGCAGGCGCCGTCTACTCTTGGTTAcacagtattttaattccatggcttccttttgctttgatattactgttcaattgtttgacagtcagacgtattGTCGTAGCCAGTCGAGCCCGGAGGGGAATCCGCGGTCgcagcagtgagaatcagagcgatccagagatggagaaccgaaggaaatccatcgttTTACTGTTCACGGTTTCGGGCTGTttcatactgttgtggctgacagctgcagTGAGTTTTTTAGCTACCAAACTGACAAACACCGTGCATTATCCAGGCGATTATGAAACCCCTGCGTATATCAGCACTGAAACCGGATAtctgctcatgtatttgagttcctgtacaaacacgtgtatttatgcagctacccaaactaaattcagggaaGAACTGAAGGAGATGATGACATTTCCATGGACCTTTATTCTGACACTGGTGAAATGA